Proteins encoded within one genomic window of Gadus macrocephalus chromosome 16, ASM3116895v1:
- the LOC132474027 gene encoding myelin protein zero-like protein 2, whose amino-acid sequence MCAKLLVLVVVYGLAASGMLAVQGMKVYTSSDVEAVNGTDVRLKCTFQSSASINLNSITVSWSFRPLGPGREESVFYYHMKAYPPLEGRFRKRAVWAGDIMSRDASIIVREVKFTYNGTFSCQIKNPPDVHGNAGEIRFRVVHTASFSELLLLALAIGGAIGLVVIFLVVFVSCRRCSKNRARQRHAEVDQESPRKERKDPTACHPSRAVHLYVSQSSFEMDSSDGMISTASSNEPSSSSEDERSTDEEVGGDSD is encoded by the exons GCATGCTGGCAGTGCAGGGCATGAAGGTGTACACGTCCTCCGATGTGGAGGCAGTCAACGGCACCGACGTGCGGCTCAAGTGCACCTTCCAGAGCTCCGCCTCCATCAACCTCAACAGCATCACTGTCTCCTGGAGCTTCAGGCCCCTGGGGCCCGGCCGCGAGGAGTCG GTCTTCTACTACCACATGAAGGCGTACCCGCCGCTGGAGGGCCGCTTCAGGAAGCGGGCCGTGTGGGCCGGGGACATCATGAGCCGCGACGCCTCCATCATCGTGCGGGAGGTGAAGTTCACCTACAACGGCACCTTCAGCTGCCAGATCAAGAACCCGCCCGACGTCCACGGCAACGCCGGGGAGATCCGCTTCCGCGTCGTCCACACAG CCTCCTTCTCTGAGCTGTTGCTCCTGGCGCTGGCCATCGGGGGCGCCATCGGCCTGGTGGTCATCTTCCTGGTGGTCTTCGTGTCCTGCAGGAGGTGCTCCAAGAACAGGGCGCGGCAAAGGCACGCCGAGGTGGACCAGGAGTCCCCCCGCAAAGAGAGGAAAGATCCCACGGCCTG CCACCCATCGAGGGCGGTCCACCTGTATGTGTCTCAGTCGTCTTTCGAGATGGACAGTTCGGACGGCATGATCTCCACAGCCAGCTCCAACGAGCCCAGTTCCTCCTCAGAGGACGAGAGGAGCACTGAcgaggaggtgggcggggacTCTGACTGA